A segment of the Colletotrichum destructivum chromosome 3, complete sequence genome:
gccctgggcGACTTGGATGCGCTCGTTGGCACGCTGCATCTCGAGCCGCAACCGTTCCACCTCCTTCATCGCCCGCGCCAtctccgcctcctcgcgctgctgccgctcgTAGTCGAAGGGCGCGTTGGACGAGCCcgtgtcgtcctcgaggctgAGGGACCCGAGCGTCGACGAGTCCACCTGCAGGAGCCCCTGACGCAGCTTCTTGGCGCGCGACTTGGTGAAACTGTCCGAGTTGTTCTCCGACTCATAGTtgcgcggcgtcgagaccCCGCTGCCGACGAGTGTCTCGTccgcggcgatgacgacccTTTGCTTCGGCCGCGGCTGTGGCCGGTGGATGGGAGAGGCGGGTCCGGGCGCCGAGCTGCCCAGCTTGTCGAGATCCAACTGCATTATCGGTATGGAGTCTATGTCAAGATCCGGGCCATTCTCCTTCTGGAGGATGTTGTGGATCGGTGTCGAAGTCCTGGGCGCAGGGACGGGAGCACCGATGTAGAATGGGTCGTCGCGATTCCGTTCATTCCGCTCGGctttcctcctcgccacGATGTCGGCATCGAGGTAGCTGTCTTCGGTTGCCTGCTGATAGGAGCTGACAACCTCCTCTGCCGGGGCATCGGCAATCCTGTTGATCGCCGGTTCGGCCGAGGATATGCTTGTAGGTGCCGGACGTTGATGATAGTAGACCTCGAAAtcgtccgcctcggcggcctccaTTGGAATGATGTCCGCCCGAGCAAGAAGATGAGCCAGGTTCGGGTGAATTGGCTCGTCCAAGTCCAGGCCTTCAGGCATGGGCACGTTTCGCTGTGCCCCCAGAGCGACAGAGTTGAGTTCCCATCCTTGGAACAGTGATGGAATGGCCTGGGTGAGCAGCAGAGGGGGGTCCTGATGCGTTTCGTCAGACGACGATGCTTGGCCCgaggcggcctcggcagTGAGCTTCAGAAGCTCGATGAACTCTACAGATCtctcctggacctcgagGTTGGGGTGAAGAGCAAGCGGCTCGAGGGTATGGATGATGCGTGCCAGAAGCAACGTGATCTTTGTCTTCCATTCCGGGGTCCATGGCTGGCCTTCATTGCCCGCTATGTAGGCGAAGATCTTCGTGACCCCCTGCAGACTGGTGGTAAGAATATCCGGTATTTGTGTTCGAGACAGTATTCTCAATAGGTTACCCAGCGTATCTTCCGGGAATGCCAGTTGGGTAGCGTATTCCCCCACCAGCCAAGACGTCGATTTGAGCGACGCCGATGAGAGTGCATGACCTGTAGGAGTATCGGTGTTCATTTGCTGGATGATGAGGTCTGCAGCTCGGACGGCCGCGCCTCGTAGCGCGTGTACTTTGACCGCAACGTTCCTTAACTCGTCTCCGATCCTTCCGGACACGTCTCCTGCGGTCGACTtgccggaggcggcgactGAGTCGAGTTCCGTCTCAACCGACCTTGGTATGGGCGCCATGCGAACGAGCTGGATGAGGACATCGATGTACCAATCAAAGTCTACTAGGCTGCTGTAGTTGTTCTGAGAGCACATTGTCAGGATCCTCCCAATCACGTCGCTTCTGTAGTCGTCGGGTAGCGGAGGCTCTTCTTGCTCTTTCGATGGCGAGTGAATCTCGAtctccgcctcctcgtccgagtccatCCCAGTGTCCGGCCCCAGAGGCGCTCCTGGTCTGTCCCTCTTAGGCGTAGATGACTTGAGCTGCTTCATCAGACGGCCCACAATGGACACCAGGTTGTCGCTGCTAACCATACCCTGAACGAGATCCAATGCCTTGATGCGAATGGTAATATCAGGGCTGTCGATGCACTCCAGGATGACGTCCTCTTGTTGCGCTACAAGGAAGGGATGCGTCACGACAATCTTGTTGAAGGCAAGCAATGCGACGTATTTCACTGGTCAAGTCAGCTTTCGATATTGATAAGCGTAAGAGATATACTCACAGTTCGGGTCGCCGTCCACCATGATCATGCCTCTGAGCTTATTCACGCAAAGAGTCGCAATCTCCTCTCTGCCCGAGATATCGTCCGCGCTACCCAGAATACCGCCCTGGATGATGCCATTGATGCATTCGTACAATAACGACATGGCAGGCGTTGTTCGGATCAGCTCGGCCAGGGGTGGCAGTAACTTGCGCACGAGACGCGGCTCTAACGGCGTCAAAGTCGCAAACTGGACGTGGAGTCAGCAAACTTCCCTCAGCAATACCGCTCCCTCACAGAACATACCAGCTTGATCAGCTTGATGGCCATCCAGTTGTTACCTCCGTCCACAAGCAGCTCAAACAACCTGGGCGCCAACGGCAGAAAGTCGTGCGGTCTCCTCCATCCAAGCTCGCAGACCACGTTAACGATGGCCGCCGTGACGCTcgggtcctcgtccttgtccaTCAAGCgctccttgatcttgggccatgccgccctcagcgtctcggGGTACACCAGGGCCAGGCGGTACAGCGTCACGATAGTCTTCTTGCGAATGGCTGGGTTCGAGTGGCCGAGACGGGGCAGGAGGTCGGAGAGGGTCGAGAGGGCGAGGGACGGGGTAATGATGTGCGGCAGCGTGGACATTGGTAGGGAGATGGTGGTCGCTTGCGTCGATGAGAGGTCCTGGAAGCGGCGTTGCTTTAGAATCGGCCTCGTGCTAGTCCGTTATAGCCAGCGTGGAGAGAAACATTACCTTTTTCAATAGATTCGTCGCCAGCATGAGCACTTCAGTATCGGGTCGGAAGCTCTGCACGGCGGCCAGGTATCCCACCCTCTTCTGGTGGTACTTTTGCGACGACATGACCTCAAGTACGTGGAACGACGCCCATGACATGTCATGCCCAACCATCTCCAGGTACACCAGCTTCAgcagcgccgtcgccttGACGTCTGGTGGGAAGTCAGAATATAGCTCCCTTTAAGTACAGCCCACCCATGCACCACTCGCGTGGGGGATCTCACCCATGTCTTGTCCGCGAACCTCTGCGCGGCATTCTTTCAAGCTGTTCTGTATGTACTCGCGCTCGTTGCCCTTGTGGTTTCGCAGGCCTCTGATGAGGTCGTAGAGGGATTTCTCGAACCTGGCACGCATAGCATAGCATGTCAGCGCGTGTACTTCATCTTCGTAGCCCCCATGGTATCCACCCGTCATTTGCGCCGTCATTTTCCCGGACACCTACATGTTGAAGATCACAGAGGCCCCACACAAGGGGGTTGAAGCCTAGATCGGGCAGTTGTCGAGGCGTGATCGTCTACGGtgatggggggaggggagggattCCGTGGAACTAGGTCAGGTACACAAAGGCGTTCGGAGTCTATGGCGCATTTTGGACTAAGACGTTCTTTCGGTAAGTTTCGTCGTGGGCTCCCGGGAGTTCGAATTCGAGGGGAAGAGCTTGGCTTGGGTTTCGTGGACGTCCAAGGGATGTCGGAGTCGGGGGACGTATGAGGGACAGAACGGTGATGCGGGCTTGCTGTGGCTTGCCAACTTGGCTTGTGGAGAGCTGCCCTGTTGCTCTATAATCCAACCCCACCAAATGATGTTGCGCCGAAGGATGGCAGCGGACACAGTGTATACGTTGCGGCTCCATGGTTATCGCACTGTACGGCGACTAGCCTTCTAGTAGCCAGCCCACTAAACACCGGCGGTTGCAATCGACATTGCGTCGGCCTAGCCTGCGGCATCTTCTACTTCCTCTTTTTCTGGGGACAAACTTGTTAAAACAGCGTAGCAAGACTTCGCTAGAGTCCTTGTACAGTActcttgttttctttttcttatTATACTGTCTCTTGTTTTCTAGAAGCATTGTACAAGTACGACTACTAGTATGTCTCGCTGACACCCGCGGACCTTTCCACACTCCCCGAAACCCGCATCGCGAAACAATCTCAAAATCTCAATAATCACCACACCCTCACGCCCAAAAAGCACCGCGATTCCATCTCAGACCGCAATGACGACCGCTcggcccctcctccgcctctcctcccccctccgaACTCTTCCTATTCAGCAGGCGCCCATAACCATCGCTCAACAACAACTGCGACGGCACTTCTTCAGCCTCCCCAacctctcctcctcggccgaaACCCAGACCCTCACGGCCTGCCGGACGATGCCCTATCCCTCCGCCCAGCTCTACGATGTTATctccgacgtcgacgcctaCGACACATTTGTTCCCTATTGCGCCCAGTCCCGCGTCACGCAATGGACGTCCCCGGACGCCTCCGGCCGTCGCTGGCCCGCCCAGGCCGACCTGCGCGTTGGCTGGGGAGGCTTTGAGGAGACCTTTACCAGCAGGCTGCACTGCGTGCCCGGGAAGAGCGTGGAGGCCGTaagcggcgccgacgtcgagggctCGAGCCCGGGCAAcggcggggaagggggcgccGTGTTCAGGAGCCTAGTGACCAAGTGGCAGCTGCGGCCACTGTCGTCCGGGACGGGCACCGAGGTGGATCTGGTTATCCGATTCCAGTTCGCAAACCCTTTGTACTCCgccgtcagcgccgccgtGTCTGATAAGGTAGCCGGTGTCATGATCCAGGCGTTCGAGAAGAGAGTGAAGGCCCTCCTGGGCGTCCCCAGGCTATAATCGAAGATGACAAGCACTCGTCCAATAACTTACAGAAAAATGAAGAAGCATGATACATTAAACAAGTAAGACTACGCGGTCATTGGAAGAGCGTTTCTTTTGTGGCAAAACTTTAGTGGAGGGGGTTAGGGGCTATCAATGCCACCTACAACAGCAATTGTGCATGGATAAGACAAAATCATCTAACCAGAAAGTTACGGATCTCGTACTCCTCCGCTATTTGCGCCTCAATCATGTCGTAGCCTCCAGCCTTCTCCTCAAATGCAATGCCCCGCTGGGAAAATGGAAAGTGGaaaaagggaaggagggaaaagctgaagagaaaaaaaaaaagcaaaagaaaacATGTAAGGTCTTTGATGAAATGTTTTCCGCCCATGTTCATGTCCCGTTTCCCCGGGCTGTACCCCTCCGCAGCTCGTACTCCGGCATACATGCGTTATAGACCTTGAAATGAGCCATGATATTCGTGTGATGCATTGCGTGCGTACGGTTGCCTGTGTTGGGAATCTGAGAAAATCAGAAAAGCAAATGGACGCGTAAAGGTATCATATGTAAGTAATAATAAAAAAGGTCCCCAAGCCACAGATTCGTAGTAAAATATTCTCCGTGGCATGTGTCGGGAACAAAATCTTCCGCGTTTTGCAATGATCATCATTTCTTGCTCCTATGCCTTGTTAGTCTATGACCTCGGTAAAAACAGCGCGCCTTCAACACGTACTTTTTCTTGGGAGCCTTGCCACCACCGGCCATCCAGCTGAGCATCGTGCCCTGGGATTTAGACTTGTGTTTGTGCTGTTTCTGGATCGGTTCAACAGTAACGATGTCGGGTGCACCATGGCCGTGACTGAGACCACCCGGAGGTCCAGGACGTGGGCCAGGCCAGttcggaggaggaggcgggtGCATggcgcccccgccgccagGGCGACCACCGCCCGGAGGCGCCATTCCTGGAGGAAAGCTGCCCATTCGTGAGTGGCCACCGCGCATGCCCTGGAAATGCGCCGCCATTCTTTCCGCAGTTCTGGGGTCCATCGGCATGCCGGGGCGCATGCTAGGTGGAGGGGGCTTGTCCATGGGCCACATGCGCATCTCGATTGTCCAGTCCGGCTCAACCACCTTGTCCCAGACTTGGGGCAGAATGATCTCCCCATTGGGCCCAATTAGGTCGTAGTGTCCCTCTTGGACGTGGGGTCCGATCACGTCCACGTGGACGAAGGCTTGCTTGATAAGCTCTTCCATGCCCTGGAGTTCAAAGTCAGCCTGCTGTCGACACCATCATAATATCGTGGTATACGTACTGTCCAGGTCGAGCACAGATGGAAGGGAAAGCTAAACTTCCTACCCACGGCGTCCTTGAACTTGATTGGAGCCTTGTCTTTGCCCTTGTTCTTGTCGGCTTCGTACTTGGCTTTGGCCTCCTCAGTGATCTTAGCCTTaagctcctcggcctctttcttggcggcggcttcggcggcggcagcggcttctGCAGTCTTTCTCTCGGTCTCCAATTTGGCGCGAGCTTCAAACTCTGCCCGTGCCTTcatttcctcctcctccttcttcttcgcggctgcggcatccgccgccgccttctgTGCCGCCGCAAATGCAGCCTCGGCCCTcagcttggcctcctcggcggccttcttctccgctgccgcagcttcctcggcggccttcttcgcggcctcgaccttggcgatgtagtcggcttcggctttgGCCTTGAGGTCTGCCTCGAGCTTTGCctgggcagcggcagctTCGGCAGCAGCCTTTTTCTCGGCTTCCATCTTGGCGCGggcgtcttcttcggccttcttcttcatctcctcctcccacttccgcttggcctcggcctctcTCGCTTCCTTGGCCCTGAGATCGGCCTCGGCTTGAAGAGCCTCCTTTAGCCTTTGCCTTgcgtcggcttcggccttgAGGCGGGCCTCCTCTTCAACCTTTTTCCgttcggcctcggccttaTGTTCGCGCTCTAGCCTCTCTCGAGCCTCGCGTTCGACGCGGGCCATCGCTTCCTGGTGGAGCTTCTGTCTTTGCTCCTCCTCTTTGCGTTCGGCCTCCATCCTTTCCCTGGCCGCCTTTTCAGCCTCTTGCTTGGCCTTCTCAATCTCCTTCTGCGCCAGCTCTTGTGCTCGCTTCAGATCCTCCATCCTGCGGGTGATGgcctcctctgcctcctTCCGAAGTTTCTCTTCCAGCTCTTTGCGCTTttgctcctcttccttcagAGCTTGTTCCTTCTTGAAGAGTTCGATCTGTTGCTGGAGCTTGATCTTCTCGGGATCCTCCTTTGGCGGTGGGGGTGGCTCATTCGCAGGAGTCTTGGAAGGGCCAGGGGCTTCTGTaggtgggggtgggggaaACATGCCCCACTGATGCATCTGTCCGTAGCTTTGCTGGTTGTAGAGGGCCGGcggttgctgttgctgatACGGCATCATGTCATACTGGGCTTG
Coding sequences within it:
- a CDS encoding Putative coenzyme Q-binding protein COQ10 — its product is MTTARPLLRLSSPLRTLPIQQAPITIAQQQLRRHFFSLPNLSSSAETQTLTACRTMPYPSAQLYDVISDVDAYDTFVPYCAQSRVTQWTSPDASGRRWPAQADLRVGWGGFEETFTSRLHCVPGKSVEAVSGADVEGSSPGNGGEGGAVFRSLVTKWQLRPLSSGTGTEVDLVIRFQFANPLYSAVSAAVSDKVAGVMIQAFEKRVKALLGVPRL
- a CDS encoding Putative adaptor protein complex AP-3, delta subunit — protein: MDVKATALLKLVYLEMVGHDMSWASFHVLEVMSSQKYHQKRVGYLAAVQSFRPDTEVLMLATNLLKKDLSSTQATTISLPMSTLPHIITPSLALSTLSDLLPRLGHSNPAIRKKTIVTLYRLALVYPETLRAAWPKIKERLMDKDEDPSVTAAIVNVVCELGWRRPHDFLPLAPRLFELLVDGGNNWMAIKLIKLFATLTPLEPRLVRKLLPPLAELIRTTPAMSLLYECINGIIQGGILGSADDISGREEIATLCVNKLRGMIMVDGDPNLKYVALLAFNKIVVTHPFLVAQQEDVILECIDSPDITIRIKALDLVQGMVSSDNLVSIVGRLMKQLKSSTPKRDRPGAPLGPDTGMDSDEEAEIEIHSPSKEQEEPPLPDDYRSDVIGRILTMCSQNNYSSLVDFDWYIDVLIQLVRMAPIPRSVETELDSVAASGKSTAGDVSGRIGDELRNVAVKVHALRGAAVRAADLIIQQMNTDTPTGHALSSASLKSTSWLVGEYATQLAFPEDTLGNLLRILSRTQIPDILTTSLQGVTKIFAYIAGNEGQPWTPEWKTKITLLLARIIHTLEPLALHPNLEVQERSVEFIELLKLTAEAASGQASSSDETHQDPPLLLTQAIPSLFQGWELNSVALGAQRNVPMPEGLDLDEPIHPNLAHLLARADIIPMEAAEADDFEVYYHQRPAPTSISSAEPAINRIADAPAEEVVSSYQQATEDSYLDADIVARRKAERNERNRDDPFYIGAPVPAPRTSTPIHNILQKENGPDLDIDSIPIMQLDLDKLGSSAPGPASPIHRPQPRPKQRVVIAADETLVGSGVSTPRNYESENNSDSFTKSRAKKLRQGLLQVDSSTLGSLSLEDDTGSSNAPFDYERQQREEAEMARAMKEVERLRLEMQRANERIQVAQGVDVAGTVVKKKTKKSKDKDGPEAVKTKKKKKKAAPAEVAPPAVLMTEEAENSDGAEDRALIPPPESAIEGHDGGVENAGPAVVVPKKKKKKKTTKMAEIAGDSG